One Pseudomonas sp. MM213 genomic window, CTCCACAAGGTTTACGAGAAAGGCATCAACCTGCCGGCCTCTCTATTTGCTCTGGATATCAACGGCTCGACGGTGGAAAGCACCGGCCTGGGCCTGGACATCGGCGATGCTGACCGAATCTGCTATCCAATCCCCGACACCCTGTGCAATGAGCCCTGGCAGAAGCGCCCTACCGCGCAACTGTTGATGACCATGCACGAACTCGAAGGCGAGCCATTCTTCGCCGATCCGCGCGAAGTGCTGGCCAACGTGGTGCGCAAGTTCGACGAAATGGGCCTGACCATCTGCGCCGCGTTCGAGCTGGAGTTCTACCTGATCGACCAGGAGAACGTGAACGGCCGTCCGCAACCACCTCGCTCGCCGGTTTCCGGTAAACGCCCGCACTCGACACAGGTCTACCTGATCGACGACCTCGACGAATACGTCGACTGCCTCCAGGACATTCTGGAAGGTGCAAAAGAGCAAGGCATCCCGGCCGACGCCATCGTCAAGGAAAGTGCCCCGGCGCAGTTCGAAGTAAACCTGCACCACGTGGCCGACCCGATCAAGGCTTGCGACTACGCGGTCCTGCTCAAGCGCCTGATCAAGAACATCGCCTACGACCATGAGATGGACACCACCTTCATGGCCAAGCCTTACCCGGGCCAGGCGGGCAACGGTCTGCACGTCCACATTTCGATTCTTGATAAAGATGGCAAAAACATTTTTGCCAGCGAGGATCCCGAGCAGAACGCCGCGCTGCGACACGCGATCGGCGGTGTGCTCGAGACCCTACCGGCGCAGATGGCTTTCCTCTGCCCGAACGTCAACTCCTACCGTCGTTTCGGCGCGCAGTTCTATGTGCCGAACTCGCCGTGCTGGGGCCTGGACAACCGCACCGTAGCGATTCGCGTACCCACCGGCGCCGCCGATGCCGTACGTATCGAACACCGTGTGGCCGGCGCCGACGCCAACCCGTACCTGCTGATGGCTTCGGTCCTGGCGGGCGTGCACCACGGCCTGACCAACAAGATCGAGCCGGGCGCACCCGTGGAAGGCAACTCCTACGAGCAGAACGAGCAAAGCCTGCCGAACAACCTGCGCGACGCATTGCGCGAGCTGGACGACAGCGAAGTCATGGCCAAGTACATCGATCCGAAATACATCGATATCTTCGTGGCCTGCAAGGAAAGCGAGCTGGAGGAGTTTGAACACTCCATCTCCGACCTTGAGTACAACTGGTATCTGCATACCGTTTAAGCGGTTGCAGTGAAAAAGGAACGCCGCAGGCTTCACAGCTTGCGGCGTTTTTTTTTGCTCGC contains:
- a CDS encoding glutamine synthetase family protein is translated as MSVPPRAVQLNEANAFLKEHPEVLYVDLLIADMNGVVRGKRIERTSLHKVYEKGINLPASLFALDINGSTVESTGLGLDIGDADRICYPIPDTLCNEPWQKRPTAQLLMTMHELEGEPFFADPREVLANVVRKFDEMGLTICAAFELEFYLIDQENVNGRPQPPRSPVSGKRPHSTQVYLIDDLDEYVDCLQDILEGAKEQGIPADAIVKESAPAQFEVNLHHVADPIKACDYAVLLKRLIKNIAYDHEMDTTFMAKPYPGQAGNGLHVHISILDKDGKNIFASEDPEQNAALRHAIGGVLETLPAQMAFLCPNVNSYRRFGAQFYVPNSPCWGLDNRTVAIRVPTGAADAVRIEHRVAGADANPYLLMASVLAGVHHGLTNKIEPGAPVEGNSYEQNEQSLPNNLRDALRELDDSEVMAKYIDPKYIDIFVACKESELEEFEHSISDLEYNWYLHTV